The Zingiber officinale cultivar Zhangliang unplaced genomic scaffold, Zo_v1.1 ctg222, whole genome shotgun sequence genome includes a window with the following:
- the LOC122036855 gene encoding double-stranded RNA-binding protein 2-like isoform X2 — translation MKHNLFIMMMMLHPHQAHDETGIYKNLLQESAHKAGLKLPVYTTVRSGAGNTPIFTCTVELAGMSFAGDPAKTKKQAQKHAAIAAWSSLKHLSHSGTSSPSTSSHLETEEQEQMVVARALAKLHQSEESSPSSPNDRQRSQQRPASWRNPHPTSNLCFYPMPPQNWVYPNFASEAAMYQMWHQAPPLHTRDPTFIPVQQSVYQPNQVSFLPSVDQNQLSSPYLPVYFSDYSASVPLGGGRYPAVLGKTHEKDVHGERKERGNSHPSDVADSSRSTDASRAQKPLQVEEAKCASCGFNSDHSVSCPFAARGSDDLREPQDMKADRRSQRKTFGLLPRDWSPAPSYSFVCDQDREFRIPSSLRPSGPKGSALRPQISSTIQTAIPGCSARSSPCFVAPPVTVRSAIPVFSAPPATMKPEANQKPNHEKEIIADVSAKFVKLRI, via the exons ATGAAACATAATTTGTTTATCATGATGATGATGCTTCATCCACATCAGGCACAT GATGAGACTGGAATCTACAAGAACTTACTGCAAGAGTCAGCTCATAAAGCCGGCCTGAAGCTGCCTGTCTACACAACTGTTCGATCTGGAGCTGGTAATACACCAATTTTTACCTGCACAGTTGAGCTGGCAGGAATGAGTTTTGCTGGAGATCCTGCCAAGACCAAGAAACAGGCTCAAAAGCATGCTGCTATAGCTGCCTGGTCCTCACTGAAGCACC TGTCACATTCAGGAACCTCTTCTCCCTCTACATCTTCACATTTAGAAActgaagaacaagaacagatGGTTGTGGCTAGAGCCCTTGCAAAACTGCATCAATCAGAAGAAAGCAGCCCATCGTCTCCGAACGATCGACAGCGAAGCCAGCAAAGACCTGCTTCGTGGCGAAACCCGCATCCAACATCCAATCTGTGCTTCTACCCCATGCCTCCCCAGAACTGGGTGTACCCTAACTTCGCGTCTGAAGCAGCCATGTACCAAATGTGGCATCAAGCGCCTCCCCTGCATACCAGGGATCCTACTTTTATCCCAGTTCAGCAAAGTGTGTACCAGCCAAATCAGGTTTCATTCTTACCATCCGTCGATCAAAACCAGCTTAGTTCTCCGTATTTGCCAGTGTACTTCTCGGACTATTCTGCCTCTGTTCCACTCGGAGGAGGTCGATATCCGGCAGTCCTGGGTAAGACGCATGAGAAGGATGTCCATGGAGAAAGGAAAGAAAGGGGAAATTCTCATCCATCAGATGTTGCAGATTCCTCTCGCAGTACTGATGCATCGAGAGCTCAGAAGCCACTTCAAGTTGAAGAAGCGAAATGTGCATCCTGTGGTTTCAATTCTGATCATTCTGTTTCATGCCCTTTCGCAGCTCGAGGCTCCGACGATCTTAGAGAGCCTCAGGACATGAAAGCTGATCGAAGAAGCCAAAGGAAAACATTCGGTTTGTTGCCGCGAGATTGGTCTCCAGCTCCAAGCTACTCTTTTGTCTGTGACCAAGACAGGGAATTCAGAATTCCATCATCTTTGCGCCCATCTGGTCCTAAAGGTTCGGCATTGAGACCTCAAATCTCGTCGACAATTCAAACAGCTATTCCTGGATGTTCAGCTAGGTCTTCCCCGTGTTTTGTGGCTCCGCCTGTTACTGTGAGATCGGCCATACCGGTTTTTTCAGCTCCGCCGGCGACGATGAAACCGGAAGCGAACCAGAAACCTAACCACGAGAAGGAAATAATAGCAGATGTCAGTGCTAAATTTGTTAAGCTCCGGATATGA
- the LOC122036855 gene encoding double-stranded RNA-binding protein 2-like isoform X1, with protein sequence MFKNQLQELAQRSCFNLPSYACIREGPDHAPRFKATVNFNGETFDSPTFCSTLRQAEHAAAEVALNTLSKRGPSRSLAAKVLDETGIYKNLLQESAHKAGLKLPVYTTVRSGAGNTPIFTCTVELAGMSFAGDPAKTKKQAQKHAAIAAWSSLKHLSHSGTSSPSTSSHLETEEQEQMVVARALAKLHQSEESSPSSPNDRQRSQQRPASWRNPHPTSNLCFYPMPPQNWVYPNFASEAAMYQMWHQAPPLHTRDPTFIPVQQSVYQPNQVSFLPSVDQNQLSSPYLPVYFSDYSASVPLGGGRYPAVLGKTHEKDVHGERKERGNSHPSDVADSSRSTDASRAQKPLQVEEAKCASCGFNSDHSVSCPFAARGSDDLREPQDMKADRRSQRKTFGLLPRDWSPAPSYSFVCDQDREFRIPSSLRPSGPKGSALRPQISSTIQTAIPGCSARSSPCFVAPPVTVRSAIPVFSAPPATMKPEANQKPNHEKEIIADVSAKFVKLRI encoded by the exons ATGTTTAAGAACCAGCTTCAAGAGCTTGCGCAGAGGAGCTGCTTCAATTTGCCCTCCTATGCTTGTATAAGGGAAGGGCCGGACCATGCTCCACGGTTCAAAGCCACTGTCAACTTTAATGGAGAAACCTTTGACAGCCCAACCTTCTGCTCCACGCTCAGACAGGCAGAGCATGCCGCTGCCGAAGTAGCTTTGAATACCCTCTCAAAGCGAGGCCCTTCTAGGTCACTTGCTGCGAAAGTTCTG GATGAGACTGGAATCTACAAGAACTTACTGCAAGAGTCAGCTCATAAAGCCGGCCTGAAGCTGCCTGTCTACACAACTGTTCGATCTGGAGCTGGTAATACACCAATTTTTACCTGCACAGTTGAGCTGGCAGGAATGAGTTTTGCTGGAGATCCTGCCAAGACCAAGAAACAGGCTCAAAAGCATGCTGCTATAGCTGCCTGGTCCTCACTGAAGCACC TGTCACATTCAGGAACCTCTTCTCCCTCTACATCTTCACATTTAGAAActgaagaacaagaacagatGGTTGTGGCTAGAGCCCTTGCAAAACTGCATCAATCAGAAGAAAGCAGCCCATCGTCTCCGAACGATCGACAGCGAAGCCAGCAAAGACCTGCTTCGTGGCGAAACCCGCATCCAACATCCAATCTGTGCTTCTACCCCATGCCTCCCCAGAACTGGGTGTACCCTAACTTCGCGTCTGAAGCAGCCATGTACCAAATGTGGCATCAAGCGCCTCCCCTGCATACCAGGGATCCTACTTTTATCCCAGTTCAGCAAAGTGTGTACCAGCCAAATCAGGTTTCATTCTTACCATCCGTCGATCAAAACCAGCTTAGTTCTCCGTATTTGCCAGTGTACTTCTCGGACTATTCTGCCTCTGTTCCACTCGGAGGAGGTCGATATCCGGCAGTCCTGGGTAAGACGCATGAGAAGGATGTCCATGGAGAAAGGAAAGAAAGGGGAAATTCTCATCCATCAGATGTTGCAGATTCCTCTCGCAGTACTGATGCATCGAGAGCTCAGAAGCCACTTCAAGTTGAAGAAGCGAAATGTGCATCCTGTGGTTTCAATTCTGATCATTCTGTTTCATGCCCTTTCGCAGCTCGAGGCTCCGACGATCTTAGAGAGCCTCAGGACATGAAAGCTGATCGAAGAAGCCAAAGGAAAACATTCGGTTTGTTGCCGCGAGATTGGTCTCCAGCTCCAAGCTACTCTTTTGTCTGTGACCAAGACAGGGAATTCAGAATTCCATCATCTTTGCGCCCATCTGGTCCTAAAGGTTCGGCATTGAGACCTCAAATCTCGTCGACAATTCAAACAGCTATTCCTGGATGTTCAGCTAGGTCTTCCCCGTGTTTTGTGGCTCCGCCTGTTACTGTGAGATCGGCCATACCGGTTTTTTCAGCTCCGCCGGCGACGATGAAACCGGAAGCGAACCAGAAACCTAACCACGAGAAGGAAATAATAGCAGATGTCAGTGCTAAATTTGTTAAGCTCCGGATATGA